A single genomic interval of Eurosta solidaginis isolate ZX-2024a chromosome 3, ASM4086904v1, whole genome shotgun sequence harbors:
- the Cyp4aa1 gene encoding probable cytochrome P450 4aa1 has product MFIQKMFIHVTRSELWSFATLLVISLSLYALWDYIKSVLLSMKLTGPEALPILGNCLLLKEKDMLAKRVATAFGLYGPLIRIWVLLFPFFVVLQPDDLQIILSSKKHTEKVFIYKLMHNFLGKGLITSSGEKWNAHRKFIQPMFHLTILERFIGTFADASQVLFENLKASGCEEVNIAKYINNCVIDILNEAVLGVPVKREDAMMDMEQSPFRQGKVVISERFTQPWLLFESLYKFTKIANEEIDQKRRLDQFTRKMIKYRREMIANGKDTERKCLLDYMIEISNKNADFTEDDIVDEACTFMLAGQDSVGAAVAFTLFLLAQNPECQDKCIAEINEIFANDKRAPTMNDLRDMRYLEMCIKESLRLYPSVPLMARKLGEEVRLGKYTLPAGSNIFVCPYATHRLPHIYPDPEKFDPERFSPQNTELRHPYAYIPFSAGPRYCIGNRFAIMEMKAVISRILRSYQLLPVPGKASIRATFRITLRASGGLWVRLKPREYLLVDYSN; this is encoded by the exons ATGTTTATACAAAAAATG TTCATTCATGTTACACGTTCAGAGTTATGGAGTTTCGCCACGCTACTCGTGATCTCGCTCTCACTATATGCGCTGTGGGATTATATTAAATCAGTGTTGCTTTCGATGAAGCTAACCGGCCCAGAGGCATTACCCATACTCGGGAATTGTTTGCTTCTTAAAGAAAAAGATA TGCTCGCCAAGCGCGTAGCAACAGCTTTTGGTCTATATGGTCCATTAATACGCATTTGGGTCTTGCTCTTTCCGTTCTTCGTCGTATTGCAACCAGATGACTTACAAATTATACTCTCATCTAAGAAACATACAGAAAAAGTATTCATCTACAAATTGATGCACAATTTCTTGGGTAAAGGTTTAATAACGAGTAGTGGCGAGAAATGGAATGCGCATCGCAAGTTCATACAACCAATGTTTCATTTGACGATTTTAGAACGTTTCATTGGTACATTTGCAGATGCATCGCAAGttctttttgaaaatttgaaagctTCTGGCTGTGAAGAGGTTAATATcgctaaatatataaataattgtgTTATAGATATATTAAATG AAGCCGTCTTGGGTGTACCAGTGAAAAGAGAGGACGCAATGATGGATATGGAACAGTCACCATTTAGACA AGGAAAAGTGGTCATAAGTGAGCGCTTCACACAGCCTTGGCTTTTATTTGAGAGCCTttataaatttacaaaaattgcCAACGAAGAAATCGATCAAAAAAGGCGTCTCGATCAATTTACACGAAAAATGATTAAATATCGTCGTGAAATGATCGCCAATGGTAAGGATACCGAACGCAAATGCCTTCTAGACTATATGattgaaatttcaaataaaaacgcCGATTTCACCGAAGATGATATTGTGGACGAAGCTTGCACTTTTATGTTAGCCGGTCAAGATTCCGTTGGTGCTGCTGTCGCATTTACACTCTTCCTGCTTGCACAAAATCCCGAATGTCAAGATAAATGCATAGCTGAGATTAATGAAATATTTGCGAATGATAAACGTGCACCAACAATGAATGATTTACGTGATATGCGTTATTTAGAGATGTGCATTAAGGAATCACTACGTTTGTATCCCAGTGTACCACTAATGGCACGCAAACTAGGTGAAGAGGTGCGCCTAGGCAAGTACACTTTACCTGCTGGTAgcaacattttcgtttgtccctATGCCACACATCGCTTGCCACATATTTATCCTGATCCAGAGAAATTCGATCCAGAACGCTTTTCACCACAAAATACAGAATTACGTCATCCTTATGCGTATATTCCGTTCAGCGCAGGACCACGTTATTGTATTGGTAATCGTTTTGCAATTAtggaaatgaaagctgttatATCGCGCATATTGAGAAGTTATCAGCTGCTGCCAGTGCCTGGTAAGGCTTCCATTCGTGCGACTTTTCGTATTACATTGCGCGCATCTGGCGGTTTGTGGGTGCGCTTGAAGCCACGCGAGTATTTACTAGTCGATTACAGTAATTAA